Genomic window (Spirosoma sp. KCTC 42546):
GCCATATAGAGTGCTGTCAGTCCCGATGACAACAAAAGCAAGACCGGAATAAAATAGGATAGTTTAGCCTCCTGATCCGCTGCCCAACCGAATGCGCCACCCAAAATCACCTCCTTCGACAGAAAGCCAGAAAACAAGGGTAGGCCCGCTAATGCGGCTGCACAGATTGTATAGCCAATAAACGTAGTCGATAAAACTTGTCGTAAGCCCCCCATTTGTCGCATATCCTGGGTATGCACTGCGTGAATAACTGCCCCTGCACTCAGAAATAGTCCGGCTTTAAAAAATGCATGGGTCAACAAATGAAACATGGCTCCGCTTACGTTTCCGGTTCCCATAGCCGCAACCATGAGCCCCAATTGTGATACCGTAGAGAAGGCTAGTACTTTCTTAATATCCGTCTGAAAAAGGGCAGAATACCCGCCCCAAATTGTCGTAATCGTGCCAATCAAGGCAACTACGACTAAGGCATCGGGGGAGAGTAATGGGTGAATTCGGGCGAGCAGAAAAATTCCTGCTGCTACCATGGTAGCGGCATGTAACAGGGCTGACACAGGCGTAGGTCCTTCCATAGCATCAGGAAGCCAGGTCAGTAATGGAAACTGCGCTGATTTACCAACGCAACCCATAAAGAGACAGAGTCCCAGCGCAGTAGGCAAAATTACCCCTTCGCTTTTAAGTGCCAGGGCCGAGAAATCAAGCGTACCGAAGTAATTGTAGGTTAGAAAAATGCCAACCAGGAACCCAATATCTCCAACCCGATTCATCAGGAATGCTTTTTTAGCTGCTTTCGATGCTGCCTGACGTTCGGCATAAAAACCGATTAGCAGATAGGAAGCCAGGCCAACTAGCTCCCAAAAGGCATACATGACGAGTAGATTACCCGCCAGAACAATGCCTAACATAGCCCCAATGAACAATTGCAGATACCCAAAATAACGGCGCAATTTCGGCTCATCGTGCAAGTAGGAGAGGGAATAAATCTCTACTAACAAGGCCACAAAATGCACCAGGACTAACATCATGGCAGCCATTGCATCGACCCGGAGCGTCATTGGGAACGATATACCCGACAAAACCGCCCAATCGCCCTGAATCATTAAGGGTTGATCCGGCAATTGTAAAGCCAGGGCAACCGATAAAATCAGCCCTAGGCCAGTCAGTACAATAGCCAATAAGCCCGCAGTCCGTCGACTTGCTCCTGTTAGTATTAGAAACCCGGCAAAAGGCAAGCCTAGCAAGAGAGCAGGTAGCAAATGAATCAGTTGGGGAGTATCGACGGGCATTCGTTGTCAGTCAGAATTGGCCGCAAATATCCCCATTATCCTGTGGGGAAGCAAACGGCTTTTTAGCCAGTTTTCAGCCAGCCAGTTATACTTAGTCGTTCACGAGTGGCGGGCAGCACCTCGTGTTCGAGTCGTCCACTTTCAAAACACACCAGCCGTCCAGCGGTTGGGGCAATTGTCAGTTGTCGCTCGGAGTTGCTATCGGAATCCGGCAGGTAGAGCGCTAGTTGCCCCCCATCGGTTTCTTTCCAATCTATATTAAGGTAACAGATAACGGATAGTTTTCGGCGCGAATCGCTTCGAAACTGGTCTAGATGGCGTTTGTAAAACGTGCCAGCCGGGTAGCGAGCGTAGTGAAACTCGAACTCCCGTAAACCCAGATAACAAGTCTGATTGGCGTACTGAACAAACTCACCAATAAGTTGCAAAAAAGCAGTTTCGTCCGGAGTGGCTGTAGCTTCGTCGATCCATAAAATCTCATCGCCCCGAATTGCATTTTCAACTAGTATCTGCTGATTACCGATACCGGCCGCCCGAAACTGTCCAGCAATATGGCGCTCGTGTAGTCGATTAGCCAGTGCTTTGACTTCGCCCAAACTCAGGAAATCGTCTACGATTCCGTAACCGTGCGTAACTATGCCATCAATGATAGGTTCAAAAAGTGGATTCATTGTTTCAGTTCATTCAACTCATCCAACTGGGCCGTGCGGAAATGACGGTATACCTGTAAGACAATGGCCAGAGCAACTGCTGACTCCGCTGCTGCTACGACCATAACGAATAAGGCTAGCATTTGCCCTTGTAAGCGGTCAGGGTCATATTGGCTAAATGCAACAAGATTAATATTTACGCCATTAAGCATTAGCTCAATACCCATAAGTACGACGATTACATGGCGTTTTACGAGCACAACCGCGAGCCCGATACTGAACAAAGCCGCACCTACGATCAAAAATAAATGACTATCAACGGGTTCCATTGCGAGCTAATTTTGCCAGTGGAGAAGCCAGGTAAGTAGCCCCCACGAGAGCAGCTAATAGTAGAATACCTGCCAGTTCAAACGGAACGACATATTCGGTCATAAGTTGCTTACCAATCGTGTTCACTGTGCTCTGCCAGCCAACGGGTTGATTTAATAGAGCAAAATTTGCCCGAACCAGTAGCGTAAACAAAGCCACAAACAAGCTGCCTGCTACCAATACCGCTAGTACCCATCCTGACCAACTCCCAGAGCGATTCAACGATGCAATCCGGTTGGGTTGCTGGCTAGTTACATCCCCCGGCGGCTCAGGTTTGTGCGTGAGCATAACCCCAAAGATCACCAATACTAACACGCCCCCCACATAAATCATAATCTGGGCAATGGCCAGAAAATCAGCACTTGCTAATACGAACAATCCGGCTACACCAAGCAATGTTAGCAGCAAAAAAAAGGCTGCATAAAGCACATTACGAGTGAATAAAACTGCCAATGCCCCTACAATACTCAGACTAGCAAAGGCATAAAACGCAAGTTGGATCACAAATTTGTCGATTTTGTTTAGTTACTCTGCCTGTTCACTGTCAGGCTTAGCCTTGGGTTTCATCGTTGGCCGAAAGGCCGGTTTCGACTTAGGCGGTTGTTCAACCATCGGAACGTCAACTATATCACCAGCACCTTCAGTTGTAGCCACAATGTTTTCTACGTTAGGCTCTACTGCGTCAGTTTTAGGCACCACCTTCGGTTTCATGGTTGGCCGAAAGGCCGCTGGTTTTGCCACTGGCGCATCCGATGGTGTCACGTTCAACGATTCATCTATTGGCTCCTCCACTGGCTTTACGGGCTTCATGGTTGGCCGGAAAGCAATTGGCTTGGGTTTTGAGACTTCGGAGACTACAGGAGGCTCTGGTTTCGGCTCTTCCTGCTTTGTTACTGTCGGCTTCATCGTTGGCCGAAAGGCCGGTTTCGGTTTGGGTGGCTCTGAGGTTGGCAAGGCCTCTGGCTGTTTTACCGGCGGTTTCATTGTCGGCCGAAAGCCTGCTGGCTTCACACTTGGCTTGGGTGTTACTGGCTCCGCTTCTAATGGAGATTCAGCACTCGCGTTAGCCTCAGGTGTGGGTAGTTGAGGTGCTCCTCCAGCCGTACCAGGTTTCATCGTTGGCCGGAAAGCGGGCTTTGATACAACTGGCTTTTCGGGAGCTGTTTCCCCTGGTGACACATCGGCAGGCACGTCCGTAACCTTCGTTACAGGCTTTTGGGTCGGCTTAAACACTGGGCGTTTGGTAGTTTCTAGGCCACCCTGCGCAATTTGTTGCATTTCCTGGGGAGTAGCATCCGTCAATGGATGCTCAATGGATGACCCTTCGGAGTTGGCTGGTTCTTTAGGCTCCGCTTTAGGAGCAGGTTTTGCAGTTGGACGAAATACAGGCCGGGCTGGACTGGCTTTAGGAAGTACCGGTTCATCTGGAACCTGAATTTGTGTTGCTTTTGCAGCTACCTGGGCCGCTTTGGCGGCTTCTTTCTCCACTAAGAACTGTTCGTACAAGGATCGTTTTTCGGTAGCCTGCTCTTCAGTCAGGTTCGAAAAGTTGTAGGTCAGTTTGCCTAGCTCAAATTCACTATAATCGAACTTTTTATCCATTGTCAGGCACTCAGTAGGACAAACTACCGTACAAAGGCCGCAGTAGCAGCACTTCGCCATGTCAATGTCAAACTTGGCAGCATATAAGCGTATAGGAGACCCATCGGATGCGCGCCCAACTTCTTCAGTGGCTTTTATGGCATCAATTGTTATACAGTCGACCGGGCAAACTTTCGCGCATTTATCGCAGACGATACAATCGTCGATTTCATTGCGGAGCCGATAGCGCCCATTATCAGGAATAGGTAGTTGCTCATGCGGATACTGAAGTGTGACCAGCCCATTTTGCAGATCAAAATAGTTATCACTGGCAATGCCCTCTGGTGTTCGGCGATGGGTAGCATTACGGAGATGACGCAACGTTAAACTTAATCCCTTAAGCGTTGTTCGTATACCCGATTGTATGTCCTTAAAGTATGACATGTAGGAATGGTGAACGAGCGAATGATAGAATGACCGAGCCGCCGGTGCGGTGAATAGTTAATGTGAACGTATTCACTCATTCTATCATTCAAAATTAAATTGGGGGAAACCGATCTGGCTCGGCTTCGCTCATCAGTGCATATACGGTTTCAATTACATCATCCACGTTTGGTTTCGAGAAATAATCCCCATCGGAGCCGTAAGGTGGTCGATGCGGTTTTGCCGATAAAGTACGCGGTGCCGAATCTAGGTAACGATACGCATTTTGGCACTCTACAACCTGCTGCATCATATAAGCCGATGCGCCACCAGGAACATCTTCATCAGCAAAAAGTACACGACTCGTTTTTTTAATAGAATCAATGATGCTGTGGTGAACATCAAATGGTAGCAACGTCTGTACATCAATGACTTCAACACCGATACCCATCTGTGCCAATTGACCCGCAGCTTCCATCACAATCCGGCACATCGACCCATAGGTAACTACCGTTACATCAGAACCGGGGCGCAGTATATCAGGAACACCTAGAGGTACGCAAAAGTCGTTTAAGTTATTGGGCAACAGTTCTTTCAGACGATAGCCATTCAAGGATTCAATCAGTAAAGCCGGGTCATCGCCTTTAATGAGTGTATTGTAAAAACCGGCGGCCTGAACCATATTTCGCGGAACGAGTATGTGTAAACCACGCAGGCTACTCAGCATGGTACCCATAGGCGAACCCGAATGCCAGATGCCTTCCAGTCGGTGGCCACGTGTACGTATAATAAGCGGTGCCTTCTGCCCCCCTTTTGTTCGATATAGCAACGTTGCCAAATCATCGGTCAGCGTTGCTAATGTGTAATACACATAATCGAAATATTGAATCTCGACTATAGGCCGCAGGCCTCGCATAGACATCCCAATACCCTGCCCAATAATAGTTGTTTCACGAATGCCGGTATCGGTAATACGTATTTCACCAAATTTTTCCTGCAAGCCCGCAAAACCCTGATTAACGTCACCAATTTTTCCTACATCTTCGCCCAATGCCACTACGCGCGGGTCGCGGGTAAACAAGCTATCAAAATACCGTTGTAGAATCAGATAACCATCCAGAGCCGGACTATCGTCTGAAAACGTAGGCGATACGGCCTCCACCCGCATGGGTGAATCGGGCGACTCACTATATAAATGCGAACTAAACCGGTCATTATTTTCAGCATTCGTACGCTCGAGCCAGGCCTTTAAGCGTTGGCGGGCTGGACCAGCATCGGTTCGTATCAGGCGAAGTGCTTTCCGTATGGCAGCTACTGAATCCCTGCGGATGGGCGTAACCGTTTTTCGGAGCTCCTCCCGAATCGCCATCAATTCGGCTGATTTGGGATTATGTCGGGCGGCTTGTTGAAGTAAATCAAGCGATTCCTCAAAATCAACTTTCATCGAAGCCTGATACGCACTCCAGGCCTCAATACGCGCTTGCTTGGCTGATTTTTTGGCGTCAGTTTCAATCGCTTCCAGTTCGTCATCGGAAGCGTATCCGTTTTCCAGAATCCACTGGCGGAACATCCGGTTGCAGTCATGTTCCGTCTCCCAATCCAGGCGGTCTTTCGACTTATACCGCTCATGAGAACCCGACGATGAATGGCCTTGGGGCTGGGTCAGTTCCTGCACATGAACCAGCACTGGCACATGTTCTTCACGGCAGATATGGGCAGCTTGTTGATAGGTTTCAAACAACCCAACGTAATCCCAGCCTTTTACGGTAAAAATCTCAATGCCTTTATCATTGCCATCTCGCTGAAAACCTGCCAATGCTTTTGAGATACTTCCTTTAACCGTCTGATATTCAACAGGCACTGAAATGCCATATCCATCGTCCCAAACCGACATAAGTAACGGCACCTGCAACACACCGGCTGCGTTCATAGTCTCCCAGAACATACCCTGCGAAGTAGATGCATCGCCAATGGTCGCAAAAACGATTTCATTTCCGTTATGCGAAAAATTTGTCAGATCGGCTAAATCAGGATTATTTCGAAACAGTTTAGACGCATAAGCCAATCCCAGCGAACGAGGGATTTGCCCCGCTGTGGGCGCAATATCGCAGACAGAGTTGTAGAGTTCAGTTTGATTCCGCCATAGCCCTTGTTCATCGAGCCAGCGAGTAGCAAAGTGGCCATTCATAGACCGACCGGCGGTATTAGGTTCTGCCTCCAGATCGGTATGCGCATAGAGCTGGGCAAAAAACTCCGTCCAGCGCAGCTCGCCTAAAGCAGCCACAAAGGTCTGGTCTCGGTAATAGCCAGAGCGAAAATCCCCACGATTAAATGCACGAGCAGCCGCCAGTTGAGCGAGTTCTTTGCCATCGCCAAAAATGCCGAATTTAGCGCGGCCTCCCATTACATCACGTCTCCCCAACAAACTAACCTGACGACTTTCATACGCCAACCGATAGTCCGATAGGATTTTTTCACGACTTAAAATATCAGTCGAGCGGAGTTGTTCGTTTGCTATCACAACAGAGCTACGGATTGAAATCGTCTAACAATCAATTTATCGATGAAGTGGCTGGCACCGTATACATCGATCACCAAGCGAAAGTAAAAGTAAGATAAAACAAGTCAGCTTTCAAAAAAACGATTTTTTCAGTTTCTTTGTTAACCGAACAACAACCTGCAAGAATTGGCAAAGTGTTTGCTATGATTGAGGTTTGTAAGGGTTAAGCATCTTAACAACCAAATCATAATTCCGTTTAGTCCAATGAAAAAGATTTTTTCACTTTTCGTAGCTTTATTTGTGTTGGTCGCAGTTAGCTACGCCCAAAAAGGAGTTCTGAAATTTGCGAAAGAAACGCACGATTTCGGCAAAGTTGAGCAGGGAAAACCAGTAACGTACGTATTTGAGTTCAAGAATACAGGTACCGATCCGGTTGTTATCAATGATGCACAGGCCTCCTGCGGCTGCACGAAGCCAAGTTGGACTCGCGAACCAGTTATGCCAGGCAAAACGGGTACTGTTTCGGCTACCTTTAATGCTGCTGCTGCCGGCCCATTCAACAAGTCGGTTACGGTAACGAGCAATGCAGAAGCTGGTCAAACAGTTCTGTACCTGAAAGGTGAAGTAGTATCAGCAGCCGCTGCCGCAGAAACTGCCGCTGCTCCTGCTGCCGCTCCTGCTGCTAAAGACAAGAAAAAAGGTACAAAAACTTCACGCTAATCTACTGAAGGGTTAATAGTGTGGTTAAGAAAGGCATCTGGTAGTTTACCGGATGCCTTTTTTTATGCTCTATCATCTATTATCAGGCCTTGTAACCGACTGGCTAAGCCAGCATCCGTTCTTCCTATATCAGTTTTTTAAGCACTGATTTTCAGCTACATTTAGGATGTCTTCTGAACAAAAACCGTTTATGACACCGCCCCAACGCCAGTAATGCTGGCCATTTTTTGTCCCCTGCCCGTATCAGTTCTTAACCATCTAGTTCACTAGTAGTCGTTTGATAGAACGGCTCATCTCCATTTACACTATGTTTTTTATTGTTCTTGGCACTCTAGCGTTAATCGCTGGGTTTGCTATAAATACCCCTGCGCTGACTTTTTCGCGCTTTTCACGGCCAGCTAAAGTGGCTGGTATTATTTTAATTATATTGGGATCCCTCACGGCCAGCGTCCGACAAATTGATGCTGGACAGGTTGGAATTATTTCGTTGTTCGGTAATGTCAGCGACCGTACGTTAAACTCTGGATTGAACTTCGTTAATCCACTGGCCAGTGTAACCGAATTTAATTTGCAAACGCAAAATTACACGATGTCGGCAGCCCACGATGAGGGTCAGAAGCAAGGAGACGATGCGATTCGGGTACTCACTGCCGATGGGCTGGAAGTTGTAATCGACCTAACTGTGCTATATCGAGTGGTTGCGGCCGATGCTCCCAGGATCTACCGGGAAATTGGGGAAGATTATACGGACAAAGTTGTTCGCCCAATTACCCGTACGCGTATCCGGGACAACGCGGTTTACTATGATGCTGTGGCTCTTTACTCGACTCGTCGTGATGAGTTCCAAACTCGAATCTATAAAACTATCGAAGCCGACTTCCAGAAACGAGGTCTTCTGCTGGAACAATTGCTGATTCGTAACATCGACCTGCCCGCTTCGGTTAAAAAGTCCATTGAATCAAAAATTAACGCTGAGCAGGATGCCCAAAAAATGCAGTTTGTTCTGCAAAAAGAACGGCAGGAAGCAGAACGGAAACGAGTTGAAGCACAGGGCATTGCAGATTATCAAAAGATCATCTCCACTGGTCTGAGCGATAAACAACTACAGTACGAACAAATCAAAGCTCAACGTGAACTGGCCGCATCGCCAAACGCTAAGATCGTGATTATGGGCGCACGTGGGAATGTACCTTTGATTTTGAACGATAACTAACAGACCGTTTGAGTGAGCTATAGTAAGAAACCCATCTCTCAAGTTTAAGCGCTTGACAGATGGGTTTCTTATTGAATTGATACTCTTATGGTTTCGGAGTTGTCAAGGCTGTCAACCAGGCCTTACAGGCATCTGGCCAGGTATTGAGCGATCCAAATTTTGCTGTGCGCATGCCAAAACCGTGTCCTCCCGTAGGATACAAGTGCATTTCGGCAGGTACTTCGTTCTTTAAGCAAGCCAAGTAAAAACTTATACTATTTTCGACTGGAACACCTTTATCATTTTCAGCATGCACCAGAAATGTAGGTGGTGTTTGGGGGGTTACCTGCAACTCATTTGAATAATAAGCAATCAGTTCAGGCGAAGTATTCAATTTCCCTAATAGTTTATCCCGGGAGCCAGTATGTGCCTTTTCGCCGAATGTAATTACGGGATAAAGTAAAATTGCAAAGTTCGGTTTAGCCAGTTCACTAGCTTTGGGGCCACGATTGTAATGCGTTGCAAGAGTAGCTGCCAGGTGTCCGCCCGCCGAGAAGCCCATCACCCCAATTTTAGCAGGGTCAATACCGTAACGACCAGCGCTCTGCCGGATTAGGATCATACCCTGCATAGCATCCATTAAGGGCACTTCCTGCTGATTGGTCATTATTTCGGGGTTGGGCAATCGGTATTTTAGTACGAAAGCCGCTACACCCATTTCATTGAACCAACGAGCTATATCAGAACCTTCATGACTGGCAGCCAGTATTCCGTATCCTCCACCAGGACAAATCATAACGGCCGCTCCAGTCCCTTTTCCCTTAGCAGGTATGTAGGCCGTTAGGGTTGGCATAGATACATTGCTAATCCGAAGAATACCATTTGCATCTGTTTCTGACTTTTCAGTAATCTTAGCTCCAGCGATTGAATTCGGAATGGCGTCATCTGGCCAAAGCTTAATCACTTCCTGCGATAAGGCAATTTGAGGTAATACAGTGCCAAGAAGCATACTCAATAGAACGAAACGCATAAATAATAACGGCTTAGGAGCCACCATCAAAGTTAATAACTAAAAAAGCCGACCATCAGGCCGGCTCTACTCATATTTCTACCTCAGTATCGGAATCAGATTGTGTAGTATTCGCCCCCCCATGCAATACATCTATTAGTTCCTTCACCCGATAAACGGTCGTGTTATAACGATTTCCGAGGATTATAATCACATATTCATCTTTGGGACTAAACCAAAACATCGAATTATAGCCCTTCCACCAGCCCGAATGATAAATATATTCGGGTTGGTTCGTATCATTTAGCATCATACGGAACCCATACCCATAATTTTTAGCGCCTTTTCGCTCAAAACTACGCGGGATAAAGGCTTCCGCCAGCATTTTTTTCGGTAATAAGCAGTCACCATTCAATGCCCGATACCATCGAAACAAATCGCCGGTGGTGGAATAAATACCCTTATCACCAACAACATCGTCGTAATAATCTTTCGGAATCCGGCGGTTCCACTGATAGCCTGCGGTTCGATGATGATTAATTGAATCGTTTTTAGTCGTTGCCACAAAGGTCTGGTGCATACCCAGTGGTTCGAAGATTGTCTTATGAATAAATGCCTCGTAGCTCTGACCGGTTACTTTTTCAATGATTGAGGCCAGCACCATATAGTTCGTGTTACTATAACTAAAGCTACGGCCAGGAATATTGTAGGCTTTAGGCGTTGGTTTTACCGTAGCAAACCAGTGCATAATGGTTGCATTGGAGGGATAGGGTTTTTCTTTCTTGTAAAAATTAACCTTCATACTGTCGTCGAAGGCATACTGATAATTAGGCAATCCGCTGCGGTGGCTCAACAACTCGCGAATCGTGATACCATGATAGGGGAAATTTGGATAGAATTTCTGAATCGTATCTTCAAACTTCAGTTTCCCGGCTTCAATCAGTTTCAGCGTACCAACTGCCGTGAATGTCTTCGAGAGCGATGCCAGTTGAAATTTCGAATCGTCGACTAATGTATCACGCTGGTTGCGCTCAAAATGGCCCAGCCCAAAACAATTCTTGTAGAGCACAATACCCTTTTGAGCGACCAACACATTCCCATTCAGCCCCCCCCTTACTTTTTGCTGAAATATTTCATCGATCTGCTGGGTTTTCTTCTCAGCGTTAATCTGCTGACGAATAGCCATTTCTTCGTTTGATGTCAGAGCTTGTCCGTCGGCGCAAGTCCGCATGTCCCGCACCGACCGATTGAGGTTTCTCTGGGAATCCTGTCCACAGGACATGCCCATTCCAACCATGACTAAAATACTTAACCAACTCCACATTTTATTCGTCAACACCATCCCCACGCCCGTTATTCATAGTTATTATATCGACCAAGTTACAGTAAAAATAGGACTGATTTGAGATACTAATCCGCATTTTCCATTAAAATCATGTGAAAGTTTGTTAATGGTCTCATGGGTAACGTATTACTTAGAATCCCCGCCGAGGTGAAATAATCACCTGACGTTTACCACTCAACATACCCGTCTTTCGCAAGCCGACGTATGCGCCTACGCTATTTGGTAGCAACTCACCTGCATCTACGGCAAACGAGCCATTCAATATCGTTCCACCAAACAGGTTTAGCGGCAAAGAAGCTGTAAACAAGCCCGAAAACTGAGATGGAATCGTAAGGTAAGGTATTGCATACGTACCTGCATTCTTACTAAAGGATAATCGAGCGATAAGGTCTACTTTATTAAAAACTAAAGCACTAAGGCCAGCATGAAACACGCTAACCCGATTGTTAGCAATTCCATATCGGGATGGTAAAGTTGCACTTATTTCCTGTTGCGGGATCAGGAATGGAGTCCCGATAGTACGCCCAAAGTAAGTCCAGCCATCAATAAACTGGCTATGATTAAAATAATCATCCCTTCCTCTACGCTTAGGGTCATCAATAATGAAGACATCTCCCCCCTGACTACCCGTAAATAGGTACTCAACTGTGATTTGCCGTAAAAAAAAGTTACCTCCAGTCGGCTTCTGACGATTTTTAAGACGTAGTCCATTAAGACCATCCTGAAGATTTGTCCCATAGAATAAGGACCCATCATCATATAGAAATTGTCGATAGATAAAAATATTCCAATTAGATAAATCCATATCTGCCGCTGCATCAAGAGACCCTAAATGATTACCAATTCGATTATCCTCAAAAGAAGTTAGGTTTTTGTCAGTTGTATAATCAGCCCCCCGAGTACCCAATACTACGGCAGGATAGTAGCGAATGGATGACGGAAGCTGACCGTTAACTGATACTACTGGGCCTAAATAATTAGAGTAACCAGCCCAAATAACTTCATGATTGAAACCACCATACAGCCTAAATTTCCAGGATGGTTTACCGATACGGCCATAAATATATAATTGATGCAAGTAGGAGCCTGTCACTAATCGGTCTGAGTTCTCAAACCAACCGTGCGAGAATGCTCCCATCATGGAGACTACGCCTTTCGTAAAAGGAAGCGACGTAAACGTAGGCAAGCCGAGCTGAATTTTAGGTATCGGAAGCGCATTGCCTGACCAGGCATAAGCCCCTGTTGTTAGAAGCGTGTCAACCAAGCCAACCATCTCTTTCCGACGACCAGCATAGAGTTCAAAAGCGCCAAAACGACCTTTTACGTATGCTTCTGGAAGAAGAAATTGAGTTGTCGTACCAAGATTAGCAACTACGTTGATACCATACCCCCAATCCATTTTTGGTTTATAACCCGTACTGTCGATAGGTTGATAATCTAATCGAAATCCAGCATTTAATTGTAAAGCGGGATTCTTTAGGGGAACAGTTCCATATTGATTGGCACGCAGCCAAAAAGGTGTTTGTGCTGATGAACCCAAGGCACCTACCTCCAATTGATATTGATTAACTCGCTGTCCATACAGTAGCGTACAACTGGCAATTATGATTAACCCATACCAAATCCACAAAAACAGAAATCTCATAGAAGCTAGGTCGATTATATAACAAGCAGCAGCAATTACTTGCCACGGCCCTGTGCCATTACCCGAAGCGTTTGGGCAATAATCCACATATCGAACAAGAATGACCGGCGTTTGGGATAAAGCAGATCATAGCGTAACCGCTGCACCATTTCATCAATGCTGGCGGCATACCCATATTTAATCTGGCCGATGGAGGTAATACCAGGTTTTACACTCAATAGGGAGCGATACTCAGGAGCGATTTCGACAATTTGATCAATGAAATACTGCCGTTCTGGTCTTGGCCCTACTACTGACATGTCCCCAATGAGCACATTATAGAACTGAGGAATTTCATCAAGGCGAGTCTTCCGCATAAAGCGTCCCCAAGGAGTAATTCGATTATCTAGTAATCCACCCGACAATACTGGGCCCGACTTTTCAGCATCAATATACATGCTCCGGAACTTGTATATTTTAAATGGTTTTCCTCCCTGACCGATGCGCTCCTGTGCATAAAATATTGGTCCATCAGATGTAAGTCGTGTTATAGCCGCAATAATAATAAATAGGGGTAGCCCTAAGCCCAATGCCAATAATGAGAATATTATATCAAATGAGCGCTTAAATATATTGACTTGAAAATCGAAGATTAGCTCTGATGAAAGATTCAAAACAGGTAACACATCATGGTATTCAATTGATGTACTACGAGCTAAAAATCCCCTAAAGTCAACCAGTATCTTCACTTGGTAATCAAATACTTCTGCATTATCTACAACAGCTTTCAGTCGTTCGTTATTCATATAGGGCATACAGCAGTAGACACAATCAACTCGATTCGTGCGTGTATACTCTAAGAGATTCTCGTATCCACCCTGGAGAAATTCAGCATTTTCT
Coding sequences:
- a CDS encoding NADH-quinone oxidoreductase subunit L, giving the protein MPVDTPQLIHLLPALLLGLPFAGFLILTGASRRTAGLLAIVLTGLGLILSVALALQLPDQPLMIQGDWAVLSGISFPMTLRVDAMAAMMLVLVHFVALLVEIYSLSYLHDEPKLRRYFGYLQLFIGAMLGIVLAGNLLVMYAFWELVGLASYLLIGFYAERQAASKAAKKAFLMNRVGDIGFLVGIFLTYNYFGTLDFSALALKSEGVILPTALGLCLFMGCVGKSAQFPLLTWLPDAMEGPTPVSALLHAATMVAAGIFLLARIHPLLSPDALVVVALIGTITTIWGGYSALFQTDIKKVLAFSTVSQLGLMVAAMGTGNVSGAMFHLLTHAFFKAGLFLSAGAVIHAVHTQDMRQMGGLRQVLSTTFIGYTICAAALAGLPLFSGFLSKEVILGGAFGWAADQEAKLSYFIPVLLLLSSGLTALYMARQWRLIFFGTYRNGDIPLTRAHEPDWLMRGPVVLLAALSIGIWFSINPLSAHGSWFFGLFPTVEAISFWWLAPVSIGLVILGGWIGFRMVEPNTNSIFVQLSLSYGFLDVGYHYIVINPTRKLASLLNRMDKRIIDGLVNGAGVSTVVLAHLSRVVDRSFVDGLVNGMAWLASQLGRLTRSVQNGQVQSYITAAVVGLLLVLWWIL
- a CDS encoding 4Fe-4S dicluster domain-containing protein, whose product is MSYFKDIQSGIRTTLKGLSLTLRHLRNATHRRTPEGIASDNYFDLQNGLVTLQYPHEQLPIPDNGRYRLRNEIDDCIVCDKCAKVCPVDCITIDAIKATEEVGRASDGSPIRLYAAKFDIDMAKCCYCGLCTVVCPTECLTMDKKFDYSEFELGKLTYNFSNLTEEQATEKRSLYEQFLVEKEAAKAAQVAAKATQIQVPDEPVLPKASPARPVFRPTAKPAPKAEPKEPANSEGSSIEHPLTDATPQEMQQIAQGGLETTKRPVFKPTQKPVTKVTDVPADVSPGETAPEKPVVSKPAFRPTMKPGTAGGAPQLPTPEANASAESPLEAEPVTPKPSVKPAGFRPTMKPPVKQPEALPTSEPPKPKPAFRPTMKPTVTKQEEPKPEPPVVSEVSKPKPIAFRPTMKPVKPVEEPIDESLNVTPSDAPVAKPAAFRPTMKPKVVPKTDAVEPNVENIVATTEGAGDIVDVPMVEQPPKSKPAFRPTMKPKAKPDSEQAE
- a CDS encoding 2OG-Fe(II) oxygenase, which gives rise to MNPLFEPIIDGIVTHGYGIVDDFLSLGEVKALANRLHERHIAGQFRAAGIGNQQILVENAIRGDEILWIDEATATPDETAFLQLIGEFVQYANQTCYLGLREFEFHYARYPAGTFYKRHLDQFRSDSRRKLSVICYLNIDWKETDGGQLALYLPDSDSNSERQLTIAPTAGRLVCFESGRLEHEVLPATRERLSITGWLKTG
- the nuoK gene encoding NADH-quinone oxidoreductase subunit NuoK, encoding MEPVDSHLFLIVGAALFSIGLAVVLVKRHVIVVLMGIELMLNGVNINLVAFSQYDPDRLQGQMLALFVMVVAAAESAVALAIVLQVYRHFRTAQLDELNELKQ
- a CDS encoding NADH-quinone oxidoreductase subunit J, producing the protein MIQLAFYAFASLSIVGALAVLFTRNVLYAAFFLLLTLLGVAGLFVLASADFLAIAQIMIYVGGVLVLVIFGVMLTHKPEPPGDVTSQQPNRIASLNRSGSWSGWVLAVLVAGSLFVALFTLLVRANFALLNQPVGWQSTVNTIGKQLMTEYVVPFELAGILLLAALVGATYLASPLAKLARNGTR